Within the Glycine soja cultivar W05 chromosome 3, ASM419377v2, whole genome shotgun sequence genome, the region taaaagatttaaattaaaagatgataaagataaaaaaggataagataacaaaaataaaagattaagataaaaaagataagtgataacctgcttaaaaatcttcttttttgatattttctcgatctttttctcttttaatctatcattttcatatctgaaagtcataaataataaaaatatcaattcttataatttaagccaaaaacaattgttaaataaatatttttaaagatatttcaatatatttttattataaaaaatagctcatatCATATTTAGTAGTTATAGCAGACTAAGAACATTTTTTCTCCTCACGTGTGCTTAATAAATATCGAACTAGGCTTCTTGTTGacaatatatactaaaaattgGTTACTAGTATTTGATATGCAAGGtaaataatatgtaataattattgtCTTTTAATAACTTAACTTcattttattctaatatttattattatttcgagttttataaaaagaagatgaagatatgGAGATGGAGAAGACTCAAGCtacttcaaatatgaaatcatttgctgttggagatgtttaaatttcatattttagatttattgtttggatttttttttgttaagacattatttattttattgatgtaattgactaattattgagattttatttacatttgtattgaacttaatttgattgtattatatttttattaaaattaaatttcttttaaaactaggccCGCAGACCGGCCCGTTTGACCCGCGGGGTCCGCGGGACGGAGGCGaaccaatttatttggtccgtGTAAGAAGCGGGGCGGATTGGACCGGTCCACTACTAATGCGGACTTATGCAGACGAGTCTTACGCGGAGCGGACTGGCCCGCTTACCCACCCCTAATTAAGAGATACAGATTGATGCTGTTACCTAGGTCCATCATTGTTGATATCACAAtggaaaaaaaaggatttttttttaaattaagacaattaagaaaaacaaaaagataaaaaataataattaagttttaacaataaaaatcattaaaatagaaaaagaatttgTGTCACTGCCACTTCCCCTTTCAGCTGGCCAAAAAGAACTTCTCACGTGGCATTTTGTTCGTGTCCGAAGAACAAGACTAAGGTGCTGACACatcctcttctcttcttttttttccccaaAAATCTTACACAGATCCTCAAACCATAAAAACACACTCCAATTCCAATTGAAATGTTCAAAACACAAGCGAAGTGAAAAGAGAGTGAGTATCGTTGGAAAAAATGGAGTTCAGTTTCGATGAGAAGGACTTTGTGTCGTGCTGCGGGAGCACTAAATTCGCGAAGGAAATGGCTTCGGCCTCTCCTTTCGGTTCGTTGCAGGACGCTGTTTCTGTTGCCAGAGACGTTTGGTTCAACAGCGTTGATGTCAATGGTTGGCTTCAGGCCTTCTCTGCGCACCCTCAGATCGGTCAAAGCCACGCTCCCTCTGTTGCCTCTGAAGCCAGTGCTCAGTTCAGTACTTCAAATTCACCTCTTTTCCCCATCCGGGTCACTctcttttttgtgttttggtGTGAAAGTATTGAGTTTTGAGTGAAAAGGTTCTGTTTTATCTCCTGATTGGTGATTATTTGTGTGTGAAGCTACTGATCTGTTCAGTACTTGAAATTTACGTATTTTTCCCATCTGGGTCACTCTCCTTTTTTGTGTTTATTGTTAAAGAATTGAGTTTTGAGTGCAAagggtttatttttaattttctctttttgggtAGTGGTTGTATGTGTCTTCATATGGGATTTGTCAGTTCAAGTTGAGTGATTGATTCCTCCTATTCTGTTTCAATCAggaatcattgttgattttaaattacttattgTAAAAGTCATTAAATTTAGCTTATAAATGATTTGTGATTGGACTacagtttaaaaatcatttcataGACCATCTATTCCTTCTTTTAACCATCGTGGTGGCTCTCTCCAAAAGTTAAAGAGTAAATAGTCTATGAGCTTAGAGTATTTACACGGTTTTGTAATTACAAATTGTGATATACTGtaagtttgttaacttttatagtTAACCTATCTATCATGATATTTTGTTAGTTCGTAGTGTGAAAACAACATGTGCACTGATAatgcatagaaattaaactcttatGAAACTAATGAGTTAGGTGTAATGGTTGTGTTTTTCTTTCTGGAAGTGAATGCAGGGGTATTAGGATATGGATTCTCCACGATCACGCCTTCAGGTTGGATGAATATTGGACGACTCAAATCTTAGATGCATATTTTAAGTCTGATTTACTGAGATAAAATATGAGTTGTCTAATGTTCATCCAACGGTTGCAATTGTGTGATAGAGTGAATGTGTTAAATCCCTGACTACAGGAAATCCGGGTCTCAGATTTTAAGTTAGCTGTGGAGTTTGTCAGTTCAGTTCAGTTATTCCTCTTATTGTGTTCCTGTTTTTAACTATATGGGTTGCTttctattttgtattttgatatgaaacaaatgagttagatgcaaatgttgttttatttttcttggtgGGTGCATGGGATTTTAAGTTAGTTATGCAGTTTGGCAGTTCAGTTATTCTTCCAATTCTTTTCCTGTTTTTAGCCACCTGGGTTGGTTTCTCCCTTTCAGATTGTTGTGAGAAACATGAATGAAGTTGTAAATTTGTCTTCACCTTGGTGGTGTTTGCTTTTGGCTTAATCTGTGATGTATGCAATGAAAagggtaaaagaaatatatCCCCTATTTGCTTGTTAGGAATAATGACTTATCTAAGGAACTTCTTTTGGCAGGTGGAGTAAGGGAGAGCAATCAACTGCTTTAGCAACTGCTACTGGTTCGAGCTTACAGGTTTGGTTGCTGCtgctactaaaaaaattaccaatACTTTAAGTGCCATTTTCTGTACTATGAACTATATGGATGGAAGGTTCTGGCTATGCTGTCAGAGTACTTAAGCTAATGTGTAAGATATTGAATTGAAAAGAACCTTCATTGGTTGGACCTGCATCATGGTTTACTATTTGTctattagttttattattattgtggaCGAAGTTAATTAGTAACCATTTATCCATTAATAAAATTGGGCTTTGGATGAGGCAGCAAACATGTGGCCAGAGGAAGAAGGCCTCAACTGCAATGTTAATTGTTGATGAATGACAGTTGGTCATCTGCATGTGGTCTATTTTGCAGGAACTATCTGAATGGAATGCTCGGTACAGGGAAAAGTTTGGGTTTGTATTTCTCATTTGTGCAGCTGGGAGAAGTACTGATGAGATACTTGCTGAACTGAaggtaaatttgaatttatagtttattgctggcaatttttttattcatgtatttatttattttatttctattgttcatctaatttttatttgggTGAGTTTCTGTTGAACCATTATATTCCTTCCATGGGGGCTTTTTATCTCCTTTATTGTCTCTTAAGTTATGTGCATGATTCAATCATTGCATTTTCCTATGTTGTTTAGGAACCCAAATTGCTTTGAAATTGTCACCAGTGAAAGAATTTGAGAGATAGAGGAAAATGTTGATATAAgacttttcatttaaatttaaaataatgtttcacATCTTGCAGAGACGTTATACAAACAGGCCAATTGTTGAATTTGAGATTGCTGCTCGGGAGCAAATGAAAATTACAGAACTACGCCTTGCAAAGCTCTTTTCAAGTAGAGAAAACATTTCTTCTACAGCTGATAAGAATTCCACTGCTAGAAAGGCAGAAGGTACTTCCatattctttttatgttttaggtTTCTTTACAATTTAAGAACACCTTTTCAAATTTAGATCTTCTTAGGAAAGATATAACTTTGTGCTCTATGTGTTTCCCTGACAACCCTTCAACTATTAAATTTGGTTTTGCTCATAGTtgtattcataaattaaaatgtagtaTATCACCAGCCATTTAGAATCAACCATCATGAGTTGTGAACTTTTGTCAAGAAGTAGCAGgatcaaaatttttttttttatgcattcattatgttaaaagttgtgagtTGTACAGTCATCAAATCTGAGATCCAAGTGATTTAATGTTAACTGTTAACTTGTGCTAGAATCATGTGATTTACACAAGTCATTAACTGTACAAATGAAATAGAGGATACAAAACATGATCTGATTAAATCCAATTGTATGTAATTAATCAATAATCAGCATATGAGAGGGTCCTTTGTAAATGCTTAAAAATTTAACAGGTGTATATATTTAGCCTTACTAATTCCGTGTGTAAGATTTAtcttgataaaagaaaaacataacttGTATATTTTGTATTATGCCTGCTGTCCTACTATAGTGTTTTTTGTTCAACATTATTAGTCCAGTGTAGTCTAACTTACTGGCATCTTTTTTACCAGTTTGAATAGTCAGGCCTTTCTTTCTCCTTAAATTATGTTTGCTGCTACTTGATGCTCTGTTTTCTGAAATTAATTTTCCTTGAACCTTTTTCTTTTAAGCTGCTAATTTTTGTGCATATATGGAAAAACATTTGTATTGTGTAGAAGAATTGTAATATTTAGAACCATTAATGAGTCTTCAGCTTTCAGCTTAAGCTTTGGGGGTAGTGGGTAATTAACTTTGTATTAGAGCCCCTATGACCAAGTTTATTCTTCTAAATTAAAATGTTGAGTTTTAGCACAAGGCGAGTGAGAGGTGCATTGTCTGTAATTCAAGTTCAAAGGCTTCTGCTTCAGGACTCAGGAGGCATGCTAGATATAAAATCATTCACAAGCCTTTCCGTAATAGCTTAATTCTTAAATAGTTTTTTGTCGACACACAATAAAGATGTACACATGTAATTGGAGTTATTGGATTGAATAGTTATTACCTCTGAAATTCTGTATCTGGAAACTCATAAGTGAGCACTGAAAAGTGTGTTCTTGTGGGGAAGATAGAAAGCCAAGCAAACAGATATTCTAAGAAACCTTTTTATATCTTAAATGTGGATGATTTGGACCTCCCTATTATGCAAACCTTagctcattttattccattgCATTGTAATAGGCATGTTGCTTTGTCGAGTGGTGCACATTTTGAGTCCCTGATGTTTCATCTTTTGTAGTGATCCCTCAGCCCCCACCtcatcttatttaattttgacaaaTGAACTAGGAAGTCTGGTTACAATATATGTTTCATTCATCCTTATTATGAACTGTTCTACATGTAGCAAATGATTGATTGTTGCATGACCCTATTATTGTCTGCTTGTATGTTGTAACTTCCCTTTTTCTGCATTAAACTCTTCTTTGGGAAATTCCAAAGTTGTAAGGTCTgctatttggttgtgaataaattGTCCTTCCCATTGTTTATATAAAGTATATGGTATGAATTTTCTAAACTCTCCCAACTTATACATCACGATATTTCCTTGTCTAAAGCCTATAACCTATcttgatttttcattttctcaatGCTAGAAGATCGTATAAGCATTATCAGTAGTCACATGACTGCTACTTCAGAGAGTTCAACAGGCAAATCAATTCAGCATCCTGCCAGAACCCGCCCTCCCATTACCACTCACGTGTTGGATGTTTCGCGGGGGGCTCCAGCTGCTGGTATTGATGTACTTCTGGAGGTGTGGAGGGGCACTCAGTCTCAGCCAACATTTGGGGCCACAGGCGGTGGCAGTTGGGTGTTCCAAGGGTCTTCAAAGACGGATTCGGATGGCCGCAGTGGTCAACTGTTGAGCATAGTCGATGAAGCGAGTCCAGGGATATACAGGATAAGTTTCAACACTGGGAAGTACATCCCAAATGGTTTCTTTCCTTATGTGTCTATAGTGTTTGAAATCAAAGAGTCACAAAAAAGGGAACATTTTCATGTTCCTCTCCTACTTTCACCGTTCTCATTCAGCACTTACCGTGGAAGCTAGGAATATAGGGACAGTTGCCAAAAGAATGCCATGAATTTCTGAAGATTTGATGAAGGGAACTTGTGTTTTTGCTCATAGAACGTGGTTAAAAGGGTACCAAATATAGAAAGGTAATCAATGTATTATTGTTTAGTCAATGCATGTTATATAAGTTCTTTTGAATTAATAATCGAGACTTGCAATATTTGAGACGCTAAATGGCACATTACAGTGCATGAGCAAGGGTTTATGCCTTTTTGCTAGAAGTTTCAATTTACAAACAAGTTAACTCTTATTTGCATTACTTTTGCTTTTAATGATGTAATTATTCATGGAAGTATATTGACATTGCctccatattttgtttttcacaaGTTAcaatcaaagtaaaaaaaataaaaaatcgtaTATCTTGTTGTAGACAATAGTTTTCCTTACCTATTttttggaaacaattttttacgTGGGAATAAATTAGGAACAAGACAATTAGACAAAGGACgtgaaataaattatactatgtttggttcaaggaatttTCCTAGTTTTAGGGTCTAATGTTACAATATTATACACTTTTAAGGATTGAAATGTTACCATATTATACACTTTTAAGGATTGAAATGATAGTTTACTAAAAAAGGATGAAACTAATTAACTAATGGATATAGTGGGGAGAGTGAAGAGAGGGCGAGAATGGTTATAGGAGTGTTTATGACCTAATCCGCCTCATTAGCCGAACTTGACTTGAAGGAACTATGGACAGGTTCGGGTTTATTTCAAGTTGTCCCAACTTGTATTTCTTTTAAGaagtacatttttaaaaataattatgtattaataataCACATTCATAacttaataaataatgttttgtctaatatgatattatttatcttaaaatttatgtaGTAAAATATACCTTAAATATAGTTGTATATTTCTTtaattctaatatatatatatatattagagatCAAATTACAATGGTGtaacttaaattaattattataatattttataatttgatataaaatataatttttatcgaTTTGATGATTGAATCATACCTACATATTGTCAAGATTGATTatgtcaaattttatcaaaattgaaaaatgataagaaagtaataaatgatttatattttagtatgctttgaaaagtttatattacatcgattttaatctatataaatgaggtaacaaataattttgaattaatatgaaattttgtatatatgatCTATATGAAATGAATCTTCAATCCAACAGtggattttaagaaaatattattctattgaaaattattaaacGGTGTAATAGTTTATTAAAGTTACATGGATGTAATTTAatcctcttatatatatataatgttaagaTTAATATGGTATACTAACTTTAAGATAAACATGTCCCAACTTGTTCGACGAAAACCCATAGCGGTGATGAGGTTTGTTCGTGTGAAACTCCTTACCTAGGTCGTATACACTATTTCAActctttggaaaaaaaatgaagatgtatTTGATGTCGCTAAAGAATAATTGTAATagtattatttatcataaactgATTATTGGTATCAGACTTACTAATTTTATTATCACACTTTGTtagtactaattttttttatataggatgatagaatttttttgttaattgttagcTTCCTCAAATTTTCCAATGCAAAATGGAAATGTGTTTTCactttgtattttaaattaatacaaatGGATAATTGTTTCCATTTTGCATTGAAGTGTGCATTACTAATACAAAATAGTCCCCCAATGCAAAACGGACACAAGTTACTATCTTGTGTCATGAACTAaagaaacatgtttttatgaaggatatttttgtcataaataaataaaatagagttagAAAATATATCAACAATTGTTGACACAAGTGGTAGGGACTTGTATCCCTTAACTAAGTGATTCAGGATTCAAATCTTGGTTAGTCCTTAGGTATGGAATAAATTGTGTTGGGAGGGGAATACCTCCCTTGTGTGTGCTCAAGGTCCTCAATGAAGATTTTTCATTGCTTTCGGTGGAACAACTTTGTACaaataccatgcttaaagaaaaaGTCGAAGAACATACTCAGCAGTAAAGGGAGTGTCATTAACAAAGCCCATGAATGTGACACATATAGGAACAAGCCCAATTCGTCTAGCAAGGGAGCAGGAAAGAGCCTGGTCCCCATCTTGATCCAACATAGTAATGAATAGAGAAgctctaaaaaaaaatacataaataaaaataaaacggCCCAAGATTACATGTTGACAGTTGGTAGTTAATTACAAGATGTTGCATTCCCATTGGTGGAGTAATTTgaacttatttaaatttgattagtgGTTGTGaattttaaggtaaatattttttttgataaacTCCACTTGATAATAGTCAATTAATTCAAGTCGATGCATGCATGCtcgataaaaataactaaactaATCTTGGCAAGTCATTGTTACTGCCTGGTATTCACATAtactaattaattgtttttttatactgAAATATACTAATTAATCTTTGCAAGTAATTGCTTATTACTTCCTGCTATtcacatataataattaatcttgACATGTCTttgttagtctttttttttgttgaataagtCATTGTTAGTTGTTACTAGCTggtatcactactagaaaaattagtttttacgACACTGATTTTAAGTCGGTTGATAAACAATCATCTTTGATAGGAatgcggtgacatttttgtaaataaatacatttattctaagacggttttgtgaaaatcgtcttagaagaatatcattctaagatggttttaccAAACCGTTTTAGAAGATtttcaattgtttttaaaatctcCCTCTACTCTCTCGCGCCTCTCTCTATTCTCACTCTCCCTCTCACTCTTTGTGCCAACCTCTCATGTTTCTACACTAGGGTTTCTCCATCTTCCACCTCCGTCTGATTCCCTttctctcctcctcctccttaaCCTTCATCTTCCACCTCATGTGTGTGATGGATGACTTAAGCGCGTGACGATGAGCCAGTTGCAGTAAAAGCACTGAACCTTCATCTTCTTCGTTCTCTCTTGCTCCACTTTGAGGTGGAGAGCAACGACACCATTGACAACGGCAAGACCAAGATCTatgttctttctctctttcttccttctctttgataAGCATGGAGAATGAGGTCGATTCACTTCAATATAGCTGATGTTACTTCACTTGCTTCCGCtattcatttctttcttcatttgctTTGCTAGGCCTTGGATAGCATGGAGAACGAGGTCGATTCGCTCGCTGAGTGTTGCAACAGGTCTAGATTTCTGTTTCTAAGAGTTCCTTATCTATAATTCATTGTTTGCATCTTTATCATAACAAGTTGATGCACGTGTGACTATATTTTTGTATGCTTTGATGCCTAATGTTGTTGACTAAAGCTTAGTAGATTAATATTGAGTTGCATTCACTTTTTCTTCTGTAGGAAGTGCTCATATGAACGATAGTTGCATTGTGTccatgtaattgattattagATACGAAACTAGCACATTGCGAAGAAAGTGCTTAGTAGGACTCATACATCAATTACTACTGAAATAAGTATTCAAAAATCGAAATGAGATAATGATGTGAAAATTGACTGATTAATCGTTAATCATTTTCCATCCATGtgcaaacaataaataaaaatagctataattatagtaattagGAATGAAATAGGTTGCTCAGGGCAGTGTCTATCTAGAGTTATGGTTTAGATTTAGGTTGTTTTTCAATCACTTAATAGAAAGTTCTTGGAATTTTAGTGGGTGATCTGGGTGAAATAGTtgggatttttttattataaattatgtacAAATCAGGCAATTCCATCATTCCATGCT harbors:
- the LOC114406391 gene encoding uric acid degradation bifunctional protein TTL-like isoform X1 encodes the protein MEFSFDEKDFVSCCGSTKFAKEMASASPFGSLQDAVSVARDVWFNSVDVNGWLQAFSAHPQIGQSHAPSVASEASAQWSKGEQSTALATATGSSLQELSEWNARYREKFGFVFLICAAGRSTDEILAELKRRYTNRPIVEFEIAAREQMKITELRLAKLFSSRENISSTADKNSTARKAEEDRISIISSHMTATSESSTGKSIQHPARTRPPITTHVLDVSRGAPAAGIDVLLEVWRGTQSQPTFGATGGGSWVFQGSSKTDSDGRSGQLLSIVDEASPGIYRISFNTGKYIPNGFFPYVSIVFEIKESQKREHFHVPLLLSPFSFSTYRGS
- the LOC114406391 gene encoding uric acid degradation bifunctional protein TTL-like isoform X2 gives rise to the protein MEFSFDEKDFVSCCGSTKFAKEMASASPFGSLQDAVSVARDVWFNSVDVNGWLQAFSAHPQIGQSHAPSVASEASAQWSKGEQSTALATATGSSLQELSEWNARYREKFGFVFLICAAGRSTDEILAELKRRYTNRPIVEFEIAAREQMKITELRLAKLFSSRENISSTADKNSTARKAEDRISIISSHMTATSESSTGKSIQHPARTRPPITTHVLDVSRGAPAAGIDVLLEVWRGTQSQPTFGATGGGSWVFQGSSKTDSDGRSGQLLSIVDEASPGIYRISFNTGKYIPNGFFPYVSIVFEIKESQKREHFHVPLLLSPFSFSTYRGS